The nucleotide sequence GACGTTTGCAAGGAACTACATCTACTCCCCAGTACAATCTCCTGATTTTGGACCCGGCTGATGTGAGTATACTGTTTTTCCATAATTAAGAAACTATGNNNNNNNNNNNNNNNNNNNNNNNNNNNNNNNNNNNNNNNNNNNNNNNNNNNNNNNNNNNNNNNNNNNNNNNNNNNNNNNNNNNNNNNNNNNNNNNNNNNNNNNNNNNNNNNNNNNNNNNNNNNNNNNNNNNNNNNNNNNNNNNNNNNNNNNNNNNNNNNNNNNNNNNNNNNNNNNNNNNNNNNNNNNNNNNNNNNNNNNNNNNNNNNNNNNNNNNNNNNNNNNNNNNNNNNNNNNNNNNNNNNNNNNNNNNNNNNNNNNNNNNNNNNNNNNNNNNNNNNNNNNNNNNNNNNNNNNNNNNNNNNNNNNNNNNNNNNNNNNNNNNNNNNNNNNNNNNNNNNNNNNNNNNNNNNNNNNNNNNNNNNNNNNNNNNNNNNNNNNNNNNNNNNNNNNNNNNNNNNNNNNNNNNNNNNNNNNNNNNNNNNNNNNNNNNNNNNNNNNNNNNNNNNNNNNNNNNNNNNNNNNNNNNNNNNNNNNNNNNNNNNNNNNNNNNNNNNNNNNNNNNNNNNNNNNNNNNNNNNNNNNNNNNNNNNNNNNNNNNNNNNNNNNNNNNNNNNNNNNNNNNNNNNNNNNNNNNNNNNNNNNNNNNNNNNNNNNNNNNNNNNNNNNNNNNNNNNNNNNNNNNNNNNNNNNNNNttttttttttttttttttttggcatagaGTTGAGTGATTTTTGTATGAGTGTGATTGGGTATGATGATATATAATATGCATACAGATGTTGTACGTCGATACTGGAATTGCTGAAGGAGAGGAGTTGGATAAGCTCAAGACCATTGATAGCCACTTTGTTGAATTCTAATGCCCGCCTTAAAAATTGAAGAATGGTTATCAAATTTCTTAGATCAGTTGCCATTGTATACTTCTGTATCATATACAACATTTTGTAATGTGCTAAGAAAAAGCTCATATAAGATTggcattttatatatattttgcactCCTGTTGAATCTGTTGATCATTCATAGTTAAGACTATGTTATTATGACTAGACAGTCTAAAGTTTCCTCAACATACAAAGGTTAGTTACTTGAACACCATATTATATACCACTTAAAACacctaaaacataaaaaagatgTGGCGATTTTATTAGAAACACTGAGAAACGTaagaaaaaaaggtgaaaatacAGAATGGCAATTTGAGATTTAACCAGAGATTGCATATCACCACTcctaaaaaaatagaaatgtctTTTTCCAAAAGCACTTAATAACTTGTGAGATTTGagtcataaagaaaaaaaaggctATAGAGCTTTTCCAATTCCCCCAGTTTGGTGATCCCTTCTTCCTCTGGCAACAAAACTTTTCATGTGTGCCTCAAATGAACAACATAACCTCACTGTTGCTCTTTCATGGACTCTGAAAATTGTGACATTTTAGAggttttgttggttatttaaGAGGCAGATGCAGCCACCTTCTTCCTCACAATCCTTTTTCGTCTAGCTTTTGGAGGTGCAGGATCTGAAGCTGAGTCCTCTTGCTTCTTCCCAAGTAGCCCTGAGACAATTGCATTCTTTGAGATAAACCATCTTGAAGATGGCTTTGCTACTGCTTCCTCTGAGGGTCGGTTGTATGCCTTTGCCAGCAGATCATCTGACTGCGCCAGTGGGTCTGCCTCCACACCTAGCCATACCTGTCTTGACTTTTCCCCTAATTGAACGTTCATAATCCTGTACCAGATCCATCCATATTTATCAACGTTCTTGATCCACAGATAAATGGTTTCCTAAGCCATAAGACAGAGTTTTGCAATACAAACTCCAAACTTCCAACATGTCCTGATTATGAATGGTATATACATTTGTGGGAGAGGAGAGTGGGGTAAATAGAGGAATACCTCAAGGCAGTGCCGAAGAAGAGTGCTACTCCTATGACATCAAAGTGGCTGCTCACTGATCTCTCAAATCCACATAACAGCTGATATCTCAAGTTCGCATATATTCCAAGAAATGCACCATAACCAAGAGCATTAGTGCTGATAGATGGGACCGTCACAGATACTCTGTCAGAACAAAGGTACAATAAGTTATAAGTCAAGCATGAGCTGGTAAAGAAACAGGGAAGCTGCCCGAGTGAAACAAGATATCTGTAATTCCAGAATAGAAACAGAAAATATGTGATGAcctgttctttttctttcctgcCAGAAGGTTTGACAACGAACCCTGGAGAGTTCCTGCTGCGAGTCCAAGAATGGACAACTCTGCGGCCTTGtagaaaagagaatgaaatCTCTTTTGCAAGTCGAACTCTCTAAGAGGATAGCtcatttcaaataaattatttggtaGCTTTTGTAGTGTATTTTGCAGGTCAAAGCGGAATGTGTTTCCATAGGAACGACATGGAGCTAGCAACCAAACAGCAGCTGCATTGCATGCTGATACAGTAAGAACATTTATAAGTGCAAGATCCCATTCCTCTTTTATTCTGCAAATCATAGAGANNNNNNNNNNNNNNNNNNNNNNNNNNNNNNNNNNNNNNNNNNNNNNNNNNNNNNNNNNNNNNNNNNNNNNNNNNNNNNNNNNNNNNNNNNNNNNNNNNNNNNNNNNNNNNNNNNNNNNNNNNNNNNNNNNNNNNNNNNNNNNNNNNNNNNNNNNNNNNNNNNNNNNNNNNNNNNNNNNNNNNNNNNNNNNNNNNNNNNNNNNNNNNNNNNNNNNNNNNNNNNNNNNNNNNNNNNNNNNNNNNNNNNNNNNNNNNNNNNNNNNNNNNNNNNNNNNNNNNNNNNNNNNNNNNNNNNNNNNNNNNNNNNNNNNNNNNNNNNNNNNNNNNNNNNNNNNNNNNNNNNNNNNNNNNNNNNNNNNNNNNNNNNNNNNNNNNNNNNNNNNNNNNNNNNNNNNNNNNNNNNNNNNNNNNNNNNNNNNNNNNNNNNNNNNNNNNNNNNNNNNNNNNNNNNNNNNNNNNNNNNNNNNNNNNNNNNNNNNNNNNNNNNNNNNNNNNNNNNNNNNNNNNNNNNNNNNNNNNNNNNNNNNNNNNNNNNNNNNNNNNNNNNNNNNNNNNNNNNNNNNNNNNNNNNNNNNNNNNNNNNNNNNNNNNNNNNNNNNNNNNNNNNNNNNNNNNNNNNNNNNNNNNNNNNNNNNNNNNNNNNNNNNNNNNNNNNNNNNNNNNNNNNNNNNNNNNNNNNNNNNNNNNNNNNNNNNNNNNNNNNNNNNNNNNNNNNNNNNNNNNNNNNNNNNNNNNNNNNNNNNNNNNNNNNNNNNNNNNNNNNNNNNNNNNNNNNNNNNNNNNNNNNNNNNNNNNNNNNNNNNNNNNNNNNNNNNNNNNNNNNNNNNNNNNNNNNNNNNNNNNNNNNNNNNNNNNNNNNNNNNNNNNNNNNNNNNNNNNNNNNNNNNNNNNNNNNNNNNNNNNNNNNNNNNNNNNNNNNNNNNNNNNNNNNNNNNNNNNNNNNNNNNNNNNNNNNNNNNNNNNNNNNNNNNNNNNNNNNNNNNNNNNNNNNNNNNNNNNNNNNNNNNNNNNNNNNNNNNNNNNNNNNNNNNNNNNNNNNNNNNNNNNNNNNNNNNNNNNNNNNNNNNNNNNNNNNNNNNNNNNNNNNNNNNNNNNNNNNNNNNNNNNNNNNNNNNNNNNNNNNNNNNNNNNNNNNNNNNNNNNNNNNNNNNNNNNNNNNNNNNNNNNNNNNNNNNNNNNNNNNNNNNNNNNNNNNNNNNNNNNNNNNNNNNNNNNNNNNNNNNNNNNNNNNNNNNNNNNNNNNNNNNNNNNNNNNNNNNNNNNNNNNNNNNNNNNNNNNNNNNNNNNNNNNNNNNNNNNNNNNNNNNNNNNNNNNNNNNNNNNNNNNNNNNNNNNNNNNNNNNNNNNNNNNNNNNNNNNNNNNNNNNNNNNNNNNNNNNNNNNNNNNNNNNNNNNNNNNNNNNNNNNNNNNNNNNNNNNNNNNNNNNNNNNNNNNNNNNNNNNNNNNNNNNNNNNNNNNNNNNNNNNNNNNNNNNNNNNNNNNNNNNNNNNNNNNNNNNNNNNNNNNNNNNNNNNNNNNNNNNNNNNNNNNNNNNNNNNNNNNNNNNNNNNNNNNNNNNNNNNNNNNNNNNNNNNNNNNNNNNNNNNNNNNNNNNNNNNNNNNNNNNNNNNNNNNNNNNNNNNNNNNNNNNNNNNNNNNNNNNNNNNNNNNNNNNNNNNNNNNNNNNNNNNNNNNNNNNNNNNNNNNNNNNNNNNNNNNNNNNNNNNNNNNNTTCTTTCCTGCCAGAAGGTTTGACAACGAACCCTGGAGAGTTCCTGCTGCGAGTCCAAGAATGGACAACTCTGCGGCCTTGtagaaaagagaatgaaatCTCTTTTGCAAGTCGAACTCTCTAAGAGGATAGCtcatttcaaataaattatttggtaGCTTTTGTAGTGTATTTTGCAGGTCAAACCGGAATGTGTTTCCATAGGAACGACATGGAGCTAGCAACCAAACAGCAGCTGCATTGCATGCTGATACAGTAAGAACATTTATAAGTGCAAGATCCCATTCCTCTTTTATTCTGCAAATCATAGAGACTACAAGTTAGGGCAGGAAACCAGAAGCTACAAAACCTACAAAGTTTAGGTACATGGAAATGAACATACCTATTCTTACGATTCTTCACCTCCCACCAAACCGAGCATCCAACCGTAGCAGCTTGCTCCAAGAGAAGTTTGTAGAGAAATGCAGGGTCCGCCAACATCCTACAAGGCAGTCACTTTAGTTAAAACTGCATATAGTATGACAGTATAGAAACTTATAACTTAGAGACAATGAAGTCCATAGGTACAGAAAGATCACAGAAGAAACCCGATAAATTACCTGCCAACAAAGGCCCTCGACAATCCCTGAGGAAGAGCACGGGAGATCATTCTAGTTGTTGTAGGACGGGCATTTATGGCAAGGAATTTCACCATTTGTGCTGAGCTGACTAAACCCTGCATACAAGTTTCCGTAAGTTCAAGTATGTCAGCATCCCAAAATCACCATTTCATGATAACGGAAAGCTTAAAGGATATCTCACCATTTCATATGCTTGACGGAGACCGGCAGGCAAATCCATCATTGTTTTTTGCCATTCGTTCAACACAGCATCAACAAATTTCATATCAAAAAGCTGGGCAATACCATAAATGTTGTTATTGCGTTACaccatgaaaataaattatatgaaaaaaccaacaaaacacaaGCGTAAAGTTGTCATACCTCTGCGAGGAACATCCTACGCCTAAAAAGTCCATCAT is from Camelina sativa cultivar DH55 chromosome 20, Cs, whole genome shotgun sequence and encodes:
- the LOC104770939 gene encoding protein RETICULATA-RELATED 1, chloroplastic-like, which codes for MSHMVFQSVVAPKPLSPLKPCLPIPRPLPNLPCKLRRGFVRATSSFLVDDSVSGLERCLQLPSGVELGPSSSGSFSASTQMCPVMKGKFGSVGAVTLEKGKLDMTQKISETSPEIATGGGGGNIGKSINNGGGDGGDDNGDDDDYFDEFDDGDEGDDDGLFRRRMFLAELFDMKFVDAVLNEWQKTMMDLPAGLRQAYEMGLVSSAQMVKFLAINARPTTTRMISRALPQGLSRAFVGRMLADPAFLYKLLLEQAATVGCSVWWEVKNRKNRIKEEWDLALINVLTVSACNAAAVWLLAPCRSYGNTFRFDLQNTLQKLPNNLFEMSYPLREFDLQKRFHSLFYKAAELSILGLAAGTLQGSLSNLLAGKKKNRVSVTVPSISTNALGYGAFLGIYANLRYQLLCGFERSVSSHFDVIGVALFFGTALRIMNVQLGEKSRQVWLGVEADPLAQSDDLLAKAYNRPSEEAVAKPSSRWFISKNAIVSGLLGKKQEDSASDPAPPKARRKRIVRKKVAASAS